TTTATATTGTCTCTATACAAGCACCCCTGCCTTTGCTGgacatgtgttttcatgtgccCTTGTGATTCATTATACAATAAGAGATGATTTATTCAAACCATTGGTTTGTTTATTCAAGAAATGTCAGGGTTGAAAATGATTGATTGATGACAGCCTTAACTAACAGGCTGGTTTGTTAGCTGTCTGTCATTATTTGAACATCCTGCTCCGTCCCACTTTGTGATGGAAGCTGATGGTGAACCAAGTGATCTTAGTCACTTTATGAACTCTACCATCTGATTCACTTATCACCAGTGTCCCAATCCTCTCTACATTTACTTCTCAAGCTGttttgttcttgtgtgtgtgcatacagaaAATCTTAATGCAACCTTTTCAATAAAGAAACATCAGTTTTCCATTCATTTTGGCACATGTGCTGTAACTATGTGCActataatgtaaatgtaaatgtgtcctTATCCTTcataataatcacaataattGACTTGAACAGTTCTAACTACTTCTCAAGTtatatatatacctatatataaCACTGCAAATATATAATAAGTACATGTTTATTACATTAGGAGAAGAAATTAGTATTTACTCTtttgtttatacattttatattgaaaaaataaaatgttaatattggCCACTGATAAACTTCATAAAAGCTAAATGGTTTctgattgtttaaaaaatgttgtacCTGTGAGCAACATCTGTACTGACCTTTTCATTGTATTTGCTTAATTACACAGTTTGTGGCAGTCAAAACAGTTTTCTGTAGGGAACAACAATGTCTCAACTATGACTATGATGTAACATTTCTATTAGAAATTCATGTTGCAAAGATGCTGAATCTTAATGGCTGTTGGGATTCCATAACTTTCCTCTTTAGCCACCAAGAGGTTTATGACACATAACTagtactaaaataaataaaagataacagattaaaaaaatcgaattaaatatgtatcattcaaacataaaaagattaaattatCTAGTGGGAGTGCTtgtaaagttaaaatgaatCGTTAACAACAGTGttggattaaaataaaaataaaagagccTACCCAAGAGCCTCACACACAATTAAATCCAGTTGATCCACCGAAATAACTTGCTACAAGAAAGGAGACTCTATACTGaacagagagacactgaaaaACCTGAGCAGACTCTAAAACCAAACAGGAACCCAAACCCAGGGTAGAGAGGTTCGGTGAATCTGCAGTGGAAGGTGTAGAGGTGGAGCAGCaggtcagaggagactctgtagaaggacagagtgcCAGCACCATGGTCCACATACACTGCTACTTTGTTAGAATCAGAGGAcgaagaggcagagaggacgatctctctgttgttgtgccACACAGAGTAACCaccagcagagcagcacagactCCACGACTGCTCATTGCCTCCAAATCTGCTCTCAGCTATGCCTCCTTTTCTCTTGATTCCtttgtaactcactgatatCAGATCCTCTCCTTCCCACTcaacctcccagtaacagcggCCTGTCAGATCTTctctacacagcagctgacagcagtAGTCAAATCTCTCTGGGTGATCAGGGTATGACTGGTGTTTTACTGCCCATGTGACctttctgttgttgtcagacaggaTGAGGTTCCTGTTCGCTGTGTTTGGGTCCAGAGTGAGTTCACACACATCTGAtcaagaaacaaaaaatgaattAGAGCTGCAGTTATTAGAAtatatattgtttgttgtaATAGTATCTTTATTTATGCTCAGATTTTAGATGAGTCGTTCAACACCTTTGAGTTGGATATCCATAAAATGAACCAATAGAaccaaaaacacacttacactttcTCAGACCTGGTTTCAACCACTGGACTCCATGAGGCTCCAACCTGAAAGCAGGTTTATGAAGGCAGATGTTAATGGATCTCTTTTAAAATCTTGGGTTCAGTGACTTGGTCTTCTCAGTCTTTGTCATTACCAGTTCTTTGGAGTCAGTTTGATCTGGGCCCTACAACCGTAGCTGACAGTGTGAAACGGAAATCTTTATTCCTGACTCCAATTCACCTCCTCTTTCAAACATCTGTGGACCTCTACACCTAACTTCTCCATACCTCAGAGTGCCCAGTGTCCATTttggatcctccagtccagcacacagcagctctcctcctgtctctcctgGGTcgttgtagctcaggtccagctctctcagatgggaaGGATTGAAGCTCAGAGCTGAACCTAGAGACTCAAACCCtttctctgtgatcagacaACCTGACAGCctgcaaacacataaaacatctCATTAGTCCTAGGTCTGTGGTTGTTGCTGCATTATtacattaatgtgtttgtggCAACTTTGAATCGTGACCTCAGAGTTTCCAATGCACAACTCTTCAGTCCTGCAGAgagaagcttcactcctgaatcctcAAGGTCGTTGttgctcaggtccagttctctcagactacaGGACTCTGAGCTGAGAACTGAGCACAGAGTTTCACAACTTCTTGCTGAGAGGTTACACACACTGAGCCTGAAGAGACAACAATCCAGACAAGGAAGACATAACATTTGTTTGAAAGCGTCAGTTCCTGTAATATCCAGTCAAGACTCAAGGACAAAagttacaaacatgtttttgtacagcTCTCAGTGAGATATAATATTCCTGTATACAAATACTGTTCTGTATCAAGACGATAACCAGGGAAACATTGCTAAATGTGGTGAAATATAATCCACTCAGCACTGGCTCAAACTCTTGTCATGAGCTCCTGAAATTCTCAAAACAGCTGCTAATTCTGCATGAAGCAGTATTATTTATATTagaaatataacaaaacatttcattgtttcACTTTAGCATGTTGTAACCTCAGAGATTCCAGTTTACAGTGAGGACTCTTCAGTCCACCACAGAGAAgtttcactcctgaatcctgcaggtcgttgttgctcaggtccagttctctcagactagaggactgtgagctgagaactgaggacagagcttcacagctggTCTCTGACAGATTACAGCCACTCAGCCTGaagaaacagtaaataaaatggtttTAGTAAAGTCTGCattttacacttacatttatatcttttttttcttttctttgtcatacTTTGAGctagaaattaaatttgaacTTTGAAATATTTGGAGTcctgtgtaaaaacacattttgtgtttttacactttaacaCTCACATTGACACTTCAACCTAAAAATAAGTAGGTAACATTTTATGTGACTTTTGATCCAAAAAGTGAAGTATCTGTGTACTTACAGAGCCTTTGTGGAGGCTTTGACCACCGGCAGCAGCTTCAGGAGAGCCTCTTCTGAAGCACAGTATTTGCTGAGGTCAAACACATCCAGCTCTTTCTCTGATGtcagtaagatgaagaccagagctgaccactgagcaggagagagattCCTACTGGAGAGTTTTCCTGCACTCAGGAACCcctggatctcctccactagagcGTGATCATTCAGCTCAttcagacagtgaaacagagtGATGCTCCTTTCTGGTGAAGGAATCTCCTCAATCTTCCTCTTGATGTATTTGACTATTTCTTGTTGGTTCTGTGAGctactttctgtctgtgtctgcaaacctcgtaggagagtctgattcTTTTCCAGTGAGAGGCCCAGGAGAAGGCGGAggaacaagtccaggtgtccgTTTGGACTCTGTAAGGTCTCTTCCACTGCACTTTGGTAGAAGTGCGTCACTGCAGATTCTGCTTTCGTTGCCGTCAACATCTGGAAGATCAGTTGTTctgacagcagattgactccagtgttgataaaagtcaaatgaacataaagagcagccagaaactcctgaacactcaaATGAATGAAGCAGTAGACCTTCTCCTGGTACAGTCCGTTCTCCTCTTtgaagatctgtgtgaacaccCCTGAGTAGATGGAGGCTGCTCTCAcatcgatgccacactctgtcaggtctgatacatagaagatcaggtttcctttctgcagctgctcaaaagcaAGTTTTCCAAGAGACAGAATCATACTTTTGTTCTCTGGagtccagtgtggatctgtcgCTGTTCCTTCATGGTACttgatgtttttcagtttggCCTGAACCACCAaaaagtggatgtacatctccGTCAGGGTTTTGGGAAGCTCTGCTTCTTCTCTGGTTTTCAGTGCATCTTCCAGAACTGTTGCAatgatccagcagaagactgggatgtggCACATGACATGGAGGCTTCGTGAGGTGTTGATGTGGGAGACAATTCTTTCAGCCTGCTCCTCATTTGGGAATCTCTTCTTGAAGTATTCTTCTTTCTGGGGGTCAGTGAAGCCTCtcacctctgtcaccatgttaATCAGGTCAGACGGGATCTGACTGGCTGCGGCcggtcgtgtggttatccagatGTGGGCAGAGGGAAGCAGTTTCCCCCTgatgaggtttgtcagcagcacatccactgtgGTCAACTCCGTAGCATCAGTCAGGATTTCATTATGTTGGAAGTTGAGgggaagtcgacactcatccaaACCATCAAAGATAAATACGACCTTGAAgtcttcaaacctgcagattcctgcttctttggttttaATAAATTGGTCATGAATAAGGTTCACCAAGCTGTACTTCTTGTTTTTCAGCAggttcagctctctgaaagtaaatggaaatgtgaaGTCTATGTCCTGATTGGTTTTatcttcagcccagtccagagtgtatttttgtgttaagactgttttcccgATGCCAGCTACTCCCTTCATCATCACCGTTCTCACTGGTTGTTCTTTTGCATGTGAAGCTTTAAAGATATGTTCACATCTGATTGTGTCTGACtcgtctttttttcttttccttgatgcgatttcaatctgtctgacctcatgtttaCAGCTCATCTCTCCATCCCCttcctctgtgatgtagagctctgtgtagatctgatTTAGAAGAGTTGGGTTCCCAGTTTTAGCAGTGCCctcaaacaaactgcagaacCTTTCCTTCAGATTAGATTTGAGTTCACGCTGGCAAGCAGCAGCAAGAGTCCCTAAGCAAACAGACAGCAACTATAATCAATGAGTGAATTCATTAATTTTATCAAATCTTCTCTAATCATTTACATCTAGATCAACTTTGGTGAACTTCAACCTGCACCATTTTGATAGTGCTAATCTTTGTTGGAAGATAGAGAATCACATTCTTCCCTGATTACTAAATAAAATTATCTACATAGCCTTCCTTATAATAGTGTCAAAGGGACTAAACTTCAGACTAAAGAGCAAATAAGCAAACTAGGATTCCTATTAAGAAGATTTCTACTTATGTACAAATTAGCATCCTCCTGGCATGCTAGTGTGTTGTGGATGAGCACTGAACAAATAGTATGGAACATGTGTTGTCCATCTCTTGAGAAAGTTAAGAAAAATCATCTTTCACCTATCCATCATTGTTAAACCTTTACAGAAATccttactgctctgcagacattTGGCCAGCTCCTCTTCGTTCTTAATCTTCATGAAGTGCAGCAAGATGttcagaaatgcctctctgctgccgTCATCCACCACCTGCTCATCCTCCCCGAGCCTCCCCAAGCATTGTGACCCTGAACTCAGAAACGTCTTGTGCCTCTTTAGTTCATGTCTCACAAAATCAACAATGCTGACCTCAAGCTCCTGGAGGGAAAAGAAGAAGGTTAACTCACAGTTTCTTGTAGCATGGAGGAAGATTTAGCTTTTATTGCTATGTTGTACATGTACAGACCAAAAATATGGAATCCAGTTGTTTATGAGGCTCCTGGGCAGGTTGCCTGCTGTGAACAGAGGAGAATTTGCTTATGTGTGTCCACACAAAATCTTTCTTGATCACAAAAAACATACTGAATTCTATTTACCTAAAGGCTCCTTTAAACTCAGCGCATGCATGTTTACCATGTAATGCAACACACAAGAGACCCAAACTTGAAATAATCTGCAGGGATCATCTGCATAGAGTGTAATTTTATCTATCTTGGAAAAGCAAAAATTTGTATGGTTGCAAATTATCTTGCCGTATTAATGCTGTCTACCATTTGACCTTAAATTCCAAAAAAAtagtgactttttaaaataagtgcTGTATAAATGatgttaaaatttaaattctgGTAATAACTTACTGCATATAGATGGCCaggtcttcctcctcctcatcctcctccccaGCAAAATATGGAGGAGAGTTCATTGAATTGTCTGTCTCCACGGAAGCCTTGGTTGGATCCATTTTGGGGTTTTATCGCGATGTTGCAGGGCTAACAccttaaaacaaacatgagaatGTACTCATAGAGCTCACACATTACTTCTGAACTCTGATCTAATTTGTGCAGCTGGATAGTGTGGTggtaacaaataaataaatgttaatgtgcagaAACTGTTGGCTGATGTTCCTGAGCAGCATGAATCtgttcacagtaaaataaaggtACAGGTTTTGACATGTTCACATTCACTTTTCTTACATAAGAAAACTAtcacttttgttattttggaGAACTAATATGTCGTGTTTCGACAGTAAGCAACACGATGTGTGCAAATACAAACTCAAAGGCACCTAAAGCTCTTAACATGAATGCAAGCGTGACAAAAGAGAAttcaacttttctttcttcttaataATATGTTGCACCCACAGTTTCGCTCCTGTTACAATTGCGTTTCCCCTTCAGTGGTTAGATTTAAGCACATATAGTCATTGTCCTAAAATATAGATGTGTTGTAAAGCACCAGTCTGTCTTTGAAAGGTTTggatatttttacagttttatttaatggtTAAAATGTGCTATAGTTGCCATATACCTGAAAATCTTCACTTTAAGTTATGAAAACTTGATGAACATTTCTAATTATCACAGGGGGACATTTACTCATGTTCCACTTCATTTATTTGACAGGTTTTGTTAAATTTTACAGATTAATCAACTAACAGATCATGTATTCATATTAACTAAACCTGTTCATAAATCAGTGTTTAACTAGCAGAGATGTTTGGCCATTTTGTTATTCTTTACTATAAAAGACaatttttatcagttttactGGAGTACTTGCACCTAAAATTAAACTTCAGACCATGAGTGAACTGAATAAAGAATTTGAAGCTTTCCCTAAATACTTTTACTGGAGCACTTCTGTTACTTCAGCTCTTCTTCATTATCAGGTTTCCAGTCTCCACTGCACTCATAGACTTcaaaaagcaaatcaaaaaaCTGTAATGACATTTTTTGTCTAAAAATTAACTGGGTTGATTAAAATAATCGATCTTTCAGTGGCTCCGCTTTGTGACGCACCGTTATCCGTTGTCTTTAACGTTGCGCATTTACTAAACGTatggatttaaataaaatatcgTTACTCCACGCTGATTAGACTAACTTCTCACTTTTCACATTGCAAAAGAGTAAATGAAGAGAGTTATTTACTGTTTACGTCAAGTGTAAATCAGTGGCTGTCAAACTGACCTCATGGTGAACTGTTTATTGGCTAAAACAACAGATGACGACGCGCCGCATCAAGTGCTTATTCCAACTCACGGTCATAGagagaaaagtcaaagtcaagAAGTCTAGAAGTGTAAACTGGGAAGTACAATACCTTCTGTTGGAGGAAACACATCCGCGATGTGGAGCGCTGTGGTCCCGATATGTAGGAGACAGCTGGCGAAAAGAGATCTGTTCCGTCCAGGATATATATACACGACAAGTTCATATATCCTGGTGCGGCTCTACAAGATTTCAGCTTTCCCACAGCTCCTTGTTGTTGATTTGCTCTTGGGTTAGAGGAAACCTTGAACTCATCACCCTTGTCTGCCTCCCTCCAAAATCCACTGATAATAAAATTTCTAAAGATCAAAAACAACATAAGGGCGAGAACTCAGCACCTCTGGCTTCAcaatttacacaaaaaaaaaactgtaaagttaTAGCACAGAATTCACTTTAAACTTTTCCTGCCTTCTTCTTATACAGCAGACATCTTGTGTGCTGGGAAAAATGCATTTCTGGCTCAGTGTGCATCACATGATCAAAGTGGATGTTGCAGTAACAATGGTTTAGCCACTAAGCTGAAATAGCTGAACTGATCCGGGGGTCTCAGTGTGAATCCACTGATTGTTGAGGATGGTGTGATCTAATTTGCAGAGGAGTTTGTGCACAGTCCGCCTCAGTAAGCATGGTCCGGGCTACAGTTGAATAATGTAGCTGGGTAGTAGTGATGGATTAAATACAATTTTCAAACATAAGATGGTTCACTGCCATAACTGGTAATTTAACAGCTTAGGCTAAGGGTTATTTTTGTAGTGGATAAGATGTGACACTTTTGAATATATTTACTTACTTTTCTAACAACACTACACATTCAAAACTTGAGAACAACAAAAAGGATGATGCacttaaagtaaatatattaacagtataaatgaataatagaaaatgtaaatattaagaAAGCCAGAGGAAACAAGAGATGCAATATGGATTTATTTTGGTCATGTAGTGATTTTGGATGCCTTTTTAATAATACCAATACCAGCCAACATCACATCTCTGTTAATGTTGacactgtctctttttttctcagctttttaTGAGTAACTGACAAATAACTACTGATACGAGTGatagtaaaatgtgtttatttaaggATTAGACATTTTAATTAGGATATGAAAATCAACAAAACAGACCAttaatttttttgtcttttatgaaaCCAAAGGAACATTCATGATTTGGACATAATGAGATACATGTTTAGCTTGGAATACATGAATTAAAATTGAATGTTTTACAATACAGTACTAACAGTAGATACAGTTTGTAGTGAGTTGACCattttatgtatatatgcaAAATTGACTAACCATAGGGCACCTATAGTGTTCGCACAGTCTCAGCAGACATTCAGACCATAAACAGCCCTGGATAAAAACAATGCTGCCCGTTTCATTAGTAGTAACGCGTTGTTTTAAGCATGATTCAGTAAGAAGAACCACAGAAATTCTTTAGAAAATTTAAAGATTAATAAGTTGCAAAAGCAATGTGCAATTGTTCATAATTCTTAGGCTAgtgagtttacatgcacttaagtatCCAGGTTGTAATCGGCTTTCTCAAGAAATCAGATTtcttaagtgtcatgtaaacgGGAAACCTGGTTAAatgattagagaaacctgatttcccaaAGTAGAATTCTCCCAAAGAACTCCGACCACACTTCCAAACTCAGTCTAGGGCTAAGGGGAAATCAGATTACTTTTTTGTCGCATATATAGtcggatttccagtaaccaggtttctggAGTGCATGTAAACGTGTTTTCTGATTACCCAAGAAGCCTGTCTTTCtcagtaaccaggttacttcAGTCAATGTAAATATACTCAGAGACAGACGCACTGGAAACTAATTGCACCTGCAACTTATATATTGTCATGTCAGAGCAAATTTATTGTATTACAACTGGAGACTCTATACTGaacagaga
This genomic window from Anabas testudineus chromosome 4, fAnaTes1.2, whole genome shotgun sequence contains:
- the LOC113152611 gene encoding NACHT, LRR and PYD domains-containing protein 12-like isoform X1, producing the protein MDPTKASVETDNSMNSPPYFAGEEDEEEEDLAIYMHRQPAQEPHKQLDSIFLELEVSIVDFVRHELKRHKTFLSSGSQCLGRLGEDEQVVDDGSREAFLNILLHFMKIKNEEELAKCLQSRTLAAACQRELKSNLKERFCSLFEGTAKTGNPTLLNQIYTELYITEEGDGEMSCKHEVRQIEIASRKRKKDESDTIRCEHIFKASHAKEQPVRTVMMKGVAGIGKTVLTQKYTLDWAEDKTNQDIDFTFPFTFRELNLLKNKKYSLVNLIHDQFIKTKEAGICRFEDFKVVFIFDGLDECRLPLNFQHNEILTDATELTTVDVLLTNLIRGKLLPSAHIWITTRPAAASQIPSDLINMVTEVRGFTDPQKEEYFKKRFPNEEQAERIVSHINTSRSLHVMCHIPVFCWIIATVLEDALKTREEAELPKTLTEMYIHFLVVQAKLKNIKYHEGTATDPHWTPENKSMILSLGKLAFEQLQKGNLIFYVSDLTECGIDVRAASIYSGVFTQIFKEENGLYQEKVYCFIHLSVQEFLAALYVHLTFINTGVNLLSEQLIFQMLTATKAESAVTHFYQSAVEETLQSPNGHLDLFLRLLLGLSLEKNQTLLRGLQTQTESSSQNQQEIVKYIKRKIEEIPSPERSITLFHCLNELNDHALVEEIQGFLSAGKLSSRNLSPAQWSALVFILLTSEKELDVFDLSKYCASEEALLKLLPVVKASTKALLSGCNLSETSCEALSSVLSSQSSSLRELDLSNNDLQDSGVKLLCGGLKSPHCKLESLRLSVCNLSARSCETLCSVLSSESCSLRELDLSNNDLEDSGVKLLSAGLKSCALETLRLSGCLITEKGFESLGSALSFNPSHLRELDLSYNDPGETGGELLCAGLEDPKWTLGTLRLEPHGVQWLKPGLRKYVCELTLDPNTANRNLILSDNNRKVTWAVKHQSYPDHPERFDYCCQLLCREDLTGRCYWEVEWEGEDLISVSYKGIKRKGGIAESRFGGNEQSWSLCCSAGGYSVWHNNREIVLSASSSSDSNKVAVYVDHGAGTLSFYRVSSDLLLHLYTFHCRFTEPLYPGFGFLFGFRVCSGFSVSLCSV
- the LOC113152611 gene encoding NACHT, LRR and PYD domains-containing protein 12-like isoform X2, encoding MDPTKASVETDNSMNSPPYFAGEEDEEEEDLAIYMQQPAQEPHKQLDSIFLELEVSIVDFVRHELKRHKTFLSSGSQCLGRLGEDEQVVDDGSREAFLNILLHFMKIKNEEELAKCLQSRTLAAACQRELKSNLKERFCSLFEGTAKTGNPTLLNQIYTELYITEEGDGEMSCKHEVRQIEIASRKRKKDESDTIRCEHIFKASHAKEQPVRTVMMKGVAGIGKTVLTQKYTLDWAEDKTNQDIDFTFPFTFRELNLLKNKKYSLVNLIHDQFIKTKEAGICRFEDFKVVFIFDGLDECRLPLNFQHNEILTDATELTTVDVLLTNLIRGKLLPSAHIWITTRPAAASQIPSDLINMVTEVRGFTDPQKEEYFKKRFPNEEQAERIVSHINTSRSLHVMCHIPVFCWIIATVLEDALKTREEAELPKTLTEMYIHFLVVQAKLKNIKYHEGTATDPHWTPENKSMILSLGKLAFEQLQKGNLIFYVSDLTECGIDVRAASIYSGVFTQIFKEENGLYQEKVYCFIHLSVQEFLAALYVHLTFINTGVNLLSEQLIFQMLTATKAESAVTHFYQSAVEETLQSPNGHLDLFLRLLLGLSLEKNQTLLRGLQTQTESSSQNQQEIVKYIKRKIEEIPSPERSITLFHCLNELNDHALVEEIQGFLSAGKLSSRNLSPAQWSALVFILLTSEKELDVFDLSKYCASEEALLKLLPVVKASTKALLSGCNLSETSCEALSSVLSSQSSSLRELDLSNNDLQDSGVKLLCGGLKSPHCKLESLRLSVCNLSARSCETLCSVLSSESCSLRELDLSNNDLEDSGVKLLSAGLKSCALETLRLSGCLITEKGFESLGSALSFNPSHLRELDLSYNDPGETGGELLCAGLEDPKWTLGTLRLEPHGVQWLKPGLRKYVCELTLDPNTANRNLILSDNNRKVTWAVKHQSYPDHPERFDYCCQLLCREDLTGRCYWEVEWEGEDLISVSYKGIKRKGGIAESRFGGNEQSWSLCCSAGGYSVWHNNREIVLSASSSSDSNKVAVYVDHGAGTLSFYRVSSDLLLHLYTFHCRFTEPLYPGFGFLFGFRVCSGFSVSLCSV